A genomic window from Vitis riparia cultivar Riparia Gloire de Montpellier isolate 1030 chromosome 18, EGFV_Vit.rip_1.0, whole genome shotgun sequence includes:
- the LOC117905884 gene encoding abscisic stress-ripening protein 1-like — protein MSEEKHHHHLFHHKDKPVDDAVPYSDNAYSDTSYATDGVSGYAAETTEVLADDPGPDYRKEEKHHKHLEHLGELGVAAAGAYALHEKHKSEKDPEHAHKHKIEEEIAAAAAVGAGGFAFHEHHEKKEAKEEDEEAHGKKHHHLF, from the exons ATGTCGGAGGAGAAGCATCACCACCACCTCTTCCACCACAAGGACAAGCCTGTTGACGACGCCGTTCCCTACTCCGACAACGCCTACTCCGACACCAGCTATGCTACCGATGGTGTCAGCGGCTACGCTGCCGAAACCACCGAAGTGTTAGCAGATGACCCAGGCCCTGACTACAGGAAGGAGGAGAAGCACCACAAGCATCTCGAGCACCTCGGCGAGCTCGGCGTCGCTGCTGCTGGCGCTTACGCCTTG CATGAGAAGCACAAGTCGGAGAAAGACCCTGAGCATGCCCACAAGCACAAGATAGAAGAAGAGATTGCCGCGGCTGCGGCAGTGGGAGCTGGCGGGTTCGCGTTCCACGAGCATCACGAGAAGAAAGAAGccaaggaagaagatgaagaggcTCATGGAAAGAAGCATCACCACCTTTTCTAG
- the LOC117907014 gene encoding cellulose synthase A catalytic subunit 2 [UDP-forming]-like: MDTKGRLVAGSHNRNEFVLINADEIGRVTSVKELSGQICQICGDEIEITVDGEPFVACNECAFPVCRPCYEYERREGNQACPQCKTRYKRIKGSPRVEGDEEEDDIDDLENEFDFRSNYSRDPHQVAEAMLSAHLNIGSHAYTSGVSTPLDLDSSSVPSGIPLLTYGQDDVGISSDKHALIIPPFMGRGKRVHPMPFPDSSMSLPPRPMDPKKDLAVYGYGSVAWKDRMEEWKKKQNDKLQVVKHQGGNDGGNFDEDELDDPDLPKMDEGRQPLSRKIPIPSSKINPYRIIIILRLVILGFFFHYRILHPVNDAYALWLTSVICEIWFAVSWILDQFPKWYPIERETYLDRLSLRYEKEGKPSELADIDIFVSTVDPMKEPPLITANTVLSILAVDYPVEKVACYVSDDGAAMLTFEALSETSEFARRWVPFCKKFSIEPRAPEWYFAQKVDYLKDKVHPEFVRERRAMKREYEEFKIRINALVSMAQKVPEEGWTMQDGTPWPGNNVRDHPGMIQVFLGHNGVRDVEGNELPRLVYVSREKRPGFDHHKKAGAMNALMRVSAIISNAPYLLNVDCDHYINNSKALREAMCFMMDPTSGKKICYVQFPQRFDGIDRNDRYSNRNVVFFDINMKGLDGIQGPIYVGTGCVFRRQALYGYDAPVNKKPPGKTCNCWPKWCCLCCGSRKKNKKVKSTDKKKKMKNREASKQIHALENIEEGIEGIDNDRSLLMPQVKFEKKFGQSPVFIASTLLEEGGVPKGATTASLLKEAIHVISCGYEDKTEWGKEVGWIYGSVTEDILTGFKMQCHGWRSVYCIPKRPAFKGSAPINLSDRLHQVLRWALGSVEIFFSRYCPIWYGYGGGLKWLERFSYINSVVYPWTSIPLIAYCTLPAFCLLTGKFIVPEISNYASIIFMALFISIAATGVLEMQWGRVAIDDWWRNEQFWVIGGASSHLFALFQGLLKVLAGVNTNFTVTSKGGDDGDFSELYLFKWTSLLIPPLTLLILNIIGVMVGISDAINNGYEEWGPLFGKLFFALWVIVHLYPFLKGLMGKQDRLPTIIVVWSILLASIFSLLWVRVNPFVSKGGIVLEVCGLDCD; this comes from the exons ATGGATACCAAAGGAAGACTCGTGGCGGGTTCACACAACCGGAACGAGTTTGTTCTGATCAATGCTGATGAGATTGGACGA GTGACTTCCGTGAAAGAATTGAGTGGGCAGATTTGTCAGATTTGTGGGGATGAGATAGAGATTACTGTGGATGGGGAGCCATTCGTTGCCTGTAATGAATGTGCATTCCCTGTATGCAGACCCTGCTACGAGTATGAAAGAAGGGAGGGTAATCAAGCTTGCCCTCAATGCAAAACCAGATACAAACGCATCAAAG GTAGTCCCAGAGTTGAAGGGGATGAAGAGGAAGATGACATTGATGATTTGGAGAATGAGTTTGATTTCAGAAGCAATTACAGTAGGGATCCTCATCAGGTTGCAGAGGCTATGCTCTCTGCTCACCTGAACATCGGCAGCCATGCCTATACTTCAGGGGTTAGTACACCTTTGGATctggattcttcatcagtcccTTCAGGAATCCCTCTTCTGACCTATGGCCAAGAT GATGTCGGGATTTCCTCTGATAAGCATGCCCTTATCATTCCTCCATTCATGGGGCGTGGAAAACGAGTCCATCCTATGCCATTTCCTGATTCTTCTATGTCCT TGCCACCCAGACCAATGGATCCTAAGAAAGACCTGGCAGTATATGGGTATGGAAGTGTTGCGTGGAAGGACCGAATGGAAGAGTGGAAGAAAAAGCAGAATGATAAACTTCAGGTTGTTAAGCACCAAGGAGGAAATGATGGTGGAAACTTTGATGAAGATGAACTGGATGATCCTGATTTGCCCAA GATGGATGAAGGCAGGCAACCTCTATCTAGAAAAATACCAATTCCTTCAAGCAAGATAAATCCATACAGAATCATAATTATACTCCGGCTTGTGATTCTTGGCTTCTTCTTTCATTATAGAATCCTCCACCCGGTTAATGATGCATATGCATTATGGTTAACATCAGTTATTTGTGAAATATGGTTTGCTGTATCATGGATACTGGATCAGTTCCCAAAGTGGTACCCAATTGAGCGGGAAACATACCTTGATAGGCTATCACTGAG GTATGAAAAAGAAGGGAAGCCATCTGAATTAGCTGATATAGACATATTCGTTAGTACAGTCGATCCCATGAAAGAACCTCCACTTATCACAGCAAACACAGTTCTGTCTATCCTTGCGGTGGATTATCCAGTCGAGAAAGTTGCATGCTATGTCTCAGATGATGGTGCTGCCATGCTCACTTTTGAAGCCCTTTCTGAGACATCTGAGTTTGCTAGGAGGTGGGTCCCATTCTGTAAGAAGTTCAGCATTGAGCCTAGGGCCCCTGAATGGTACTTTGCTCAGAAGGTTGACTATCTGAAAGACAAAGTGCATCCGGAGTTTGTTAGGGAACGTCGTGCAATGAAG AGGGAGTATGAAGAGTTCAAAATTCGGATAAATGCATTGGTTTCTATGGCCCAGAAGGTTCCTGAGGAAGGTTGGACAATGCAGGATGGGACTCCATGGCCTGGGAACAATGTCAGGGACCATCCTGGAATGATCCAG GTTTTTCTTGGTCATAATGGTGTTCGTGATGTTGAAGGAAATGAGTTGCCTCGTCTAGTTTATGTGTCTCGTGAGAAGAGACCGGGATTTGATCACCACAAAAAAGCTGGGGCAATGAATGCTTTG ATGCGAGTCTCAGCAATCATCTCTAATGCTCCTTACCTACTGAACGTGGACTGTGATCACTATATAAACAACAGTAAGGCCCTTCGCGAAGCCATGTGCTTCATGATGGACCCCACATCAGGAAAGAAAATCTGTTATGTACAGTTTCCTCAAAGGTTTGATGGGATTGATCGCAATGATAGATACTCAAATCGCAACGTTGTATTCTTTGAT ATCAATATGAAAGGTTTGGATGGGATCCAGGGACCAATTTATGTTGGAACTGGTTGTGTCTTCAGACGGCAGGCACTCTATGGATATGATGCCCCTGTCAATAAGAAACCCCCAGGAAAGACGTGTAATTGTTGGCCAAAATGGTGCTGCTTGTGTTGTGGATCaaggaagaaaaacaagaaagtgAAGTCAActgacaaaaagaagaagatgaaaaacagGGAAGCTTCAAAGCAAATTCATGCACTCGAAAATATTGAAGAGGGAATTGAAG GAATAGATAATGACAGATCATTGCTCATGCCCCAAgtgaaatttgagaaaaaatttggaCAGTCTCCAGTTTTTATAGCTTCCACGCTTTTAGAAGAAGGTGGTGTTCCAAAAGGAGCAACCACTGCTTCACTTTTGAAAGAAGCCATCCATGTCATTAGCTGTGGTTATGAAGATAAAACAGAATGGGGGAAAGAG GTTGGGTGGATATATGGCTCTGTTACAGAGGATATATTAACAGGATTCAAGATGCAATGCCATGGTTGGCGATCAGTGTACTGCATACCCAAGAGGCCGGCATTTAAGGGGTCAGCTCCCATTAACCTGTCAGATCGTTTACACCAGGTTCTACGTTGGGCACTTGGATCTGTTGAGATTTTCTTCAGTAGGTATTGCCCTATATGGTATGGCTATGGAGGTGGTTTGAAATGGTTGGAGCGCTTCTCTTATATCAACTCAGTTGTTTATCCGTGGACATCCATTCCCTTGATTGCCTACTGTACCTTGCCAGCTTTCTGTCTCCTCACTGGGAAGTTCATTGTCCCCGAG ATTAGCAACTATGCCAGTATTATTTTCATGGCCCTCTTCATATCTATAGCTGCAACTGGTGTCCTTGAGATGCAGTGGGGACGGGTTGCCATAGATGACTGGTGGAGAAATGAGCAGTTCTGGGTGATTGGTGGTGCTTCATCACATCTGTTTGCTCTCTTCCAAGGTCTGCTTAAGGTTTTGGCAGGTGTTAACACAAACTTCACTGTTACATCCAAAGGAGGAGATGATGGAGACTTTTCAGAGCTCTACCTTTTTAAGTGGACATCTTTGTTGATCCCTCCCCTGACGTTACTGATCCTGAATATAATTGGAGTCATGGTTGGGATTTCAGATGCCATCAATAACGGTTATGAAGAATGGGGCCCTCTATTTGGTAAGCTGTTCTTTGCCTTATGGGTCATTGTTCACCTGTACCCCTTCCTCAAGGGGTTAATGGGGAAACAAGATAGGCTTCCCACCATTATTGTTGTGTGGTCAATTCTTCTAGCCTCAATCTTCTCACTTCTATGGGTCAGAGTCAACCCATTTGTATCAAAAGGTGGTATTGTATTAGAAGTCTGTGGATTGGATTGTGACTAG
- the LOC117905570 gene encoding egg cell-secreted protein 1.3, with protein sequence MALMLKLFLFTLLSAWSLGSMASARYLDKSFSLAARLHADDDSSSKCWESLLELQACTGEVVLFFLNGETHLGAGCCQAIQTIEHQCWPAMLTSIGFTAEEGDILQGYCDATTSSSAPPPPPPPPPPPPPSMEPNDVVTLGGFFLDP encoded by the coding sequence ATGGCTCTGATGCTGAAGCTCTTTCTTTTTACTCTTCTCTCTGCATGGAGCCTGGGATCCATGGCTTCCGCACGGTACCTGGACAAGAGCTTCAGCCTTGCTGCTCGATTACATGCGGACGACGACTCATCATCCAAGTGCTGGGAGTCTTTGCTTGAGCTTCAGGCATGCACTGGAGAGGTTGTCCTGTTcttcctcaatggtgagactcacCTCGGGGCCGGCTGTTGCCAAGCCATTCAGACCATCGAGCACCAATGCTGGCCTGCCATGCTTACTTCCATTGGTTTCACTGCCGAGGAGGGCGACATCCTCCAAGGTTACTGTGATGCAACCACATCCTCTTCGGCtcccccaccaccaccaccaccaccaccacccccacCACCATCCATGGAGCCTAATGACGTGGTTACCTTGGGTGGCTTTTTCCTCGATCCTTAG